In bacterium, a single window of DNA contains:
- the ymdB_2 gene encoding 2',3'-cyclic-nucleotide 2'-phosphodiesterase, translating to MRLLFFGDIVGRPGRTALLRELKAIRKDYQPDYLIANAENASGGVGVNLPNATQLLEAGFDCLTGGNHTFQAKDHIQMFMLYPQVLRPGNYPPMLAGCGHVVLSKPGQPKLGVINVMGQAFMDNVNDPFSYVDDAIEELRRETPCILVDMHCETTSEKYGMGYHCDGRVSAVVGTHTQVQTADERIFPGGTAFICDTGPVAVDYSVIGMDREKALERMRTKLPIRLEVARGAVKAHGVIIDIDPSTGRALHIERVARMLGEGLNEPERRES from the coding sequence ATGCGCCTGCTCTTCTTCGGAGACATCGTCGGACGCCCCGGCAGGACTGCCCTCCTGCGGGAGCTGAAGGCGATTCGCAAGGACTACCAACCGGATTATCTGATCGCCAATGCGGAGAACGCTTCCGGCGGGGTCGGTGTCAATCTCCCCAATGCTACGCAGTTGCTGGAAGCCGGATTCGATTGCCTCACCGGGGGCAACCACACCTTCCAGGCAAAAGACCACATTCAGATGTTCATGCTCTATCCCCAGGTCCTCCGCCCCGGCAACTATCCCCCGATGCTGGCCGGCTGCGGCCATGTGGTCCTGAGCAAACCCGGACAACCGAAGCTCGGGGTGATCAATGTGATGGGGCAGGCGTTCATGGATAACGTCAACGACCCGTTCTCCTATGTTGATGACGCCATCGAAGAACTACGCAGAGAGACGCCCTGCATCCTGGTCGACATGCACTGTGAAACGACCAGCGAAAAGTACGGCATGGGCTATCACTGCGACGGCCGGGTCAGCGCGGTCGTGGGCACTCATACACAGGTCCAGACCGCCGATGAGCGCATCTTTCCCGGCGGCACGGCATTCATCTGCGATACGGGACCAGTGGCGGTTGATTACTCGGTCATCGGTATGGACCGGGAAAAGGCGCTGGAACGGATGCGGACCAAGCTCCCGATCCGGCTCGAGGTCGCCCGCGGAGCGGTGAAGGCGCACGGGGTGATCATCGACATCGATCCGTCCACCGGACGCGCCCTCCACATCGAGCGAGTCGCCCGGATGCTCGGCGAAGGCCTCAATGAACCGGAACGCCGGGAATCCTAG
- the leuS gene encoding Leucine--tRNA ligase, which yields MTAADSPTSSATPQERADRYDAAAIEPKWQARWRATAPFAVPPSRLPAADRKYYLLEMFPYPSGEGLHIGHTRVYTIGDALAKFQHMNGREVMRPMGFDAFGLPAENAALKHGTHPWDWTERNMARFKEQMEVMGWAYDWSREVATCTPAYYRWTQWLFLQFLKQDLAYRKKAWVNWCPSCNTTLANEQVVDNACERCSTLVTKRDLEQWFYRITAYAQELLDGLDTLTHWPDSVKSLQRNWIGRSHGLEAAFPLVSRHGSVAIFTTRPDTLYGVTYLVLAPEHPLVAELIADSPDPAALRAFVDEVSRQKDYERTAEDAPKRGMPTGAYCKNPASGEPVPIWVGTYVLGDYGTGAVMAVPAHDQRDYEFALTYDLPVQTVIIPPDGAPAPSDAAYTEPGIMVASGDYDGLPSETFKAQIMDRAEQEGWGRRIVQWRLRDWLLSRQRYWGCPIPVVYCDTHGMVPVPEDQLPVLLPRDVEFKPTGQISPLATAPDFLHTTCPTCGGLARRETDTMDTFVDSSWYYVRYCDPTNEQALVDPVHAAAWLPVDCYIGGIEHAILHLMYFRFFTKAMRDMGLIPLDEPARVLLTQGMVIWGGQKMSKSKGNTVDPLELVALFSADAVRTFILFAAPPDAQIDWADHIENERLVDGKKVFDNKGVDAAQKFLNRIWRTIAPHAELLATMQDRLAAPSPEFASPEAAGAWHALIREITLDFEPRQHLNTVISGLMKANNLLGDLVPGLPGTAPDFATAVGAFLRMLAPVAPHLAEDLWESCGMATSIFAAPWPAYNESVLASRTVTCVVQVNGKLRDNLQVAQDITEDALIALAKTDKVTASIGEATIRKVIARPPSLVNFVVG from the coding sequence ATGACTGCCGCTGACTCCCCGACCTCCTCTGCCACCCCCCAGGAGCGCGCTGATCGCTACGATGCCGCGGCCATCGAGCCGAAGTGGCAGGCACGCTGGCGCGCAACAGCCCCCTTCGCGGTCCCCCCCTCCCGCCTCCCGGCTGCCGACCGCAAGTACTACCTCCTGGAAATGTTCCCCTACCCCTCGGGCGAAGGGCTCCACATCGGGCATACCCGGGTCTACACCATTGGCGATGCCCTGGCGAAGTTCCAGCACATGAACGGACGCGAGGTCATGCGTCCTATGGGCTTCGATGCCTTCGGCCTCCCCGCCGAAAACGCTGCCCTGAAGCATGGCACCCATCCCTGGGACTGGACCGAGCGCAACATGGCCCGCTTCAAGGAACAGATGGAGGTCATGGGCTGGGCCTACGACTGGTCCCGGGAAGTGGCGACCTGTACTCCCGCCTATTACCGCTGGACCCAGTGGCTCTTTCTGCAATTCCTGAAACAGGACCTCGCCTATCGCAAGAAGGCCTGGGTCAACTGGTGTCCCTCGTGTAACACCACGCTGGCAAACGAACAGGTAGTGGACAACGCCTGCGAGCGCTGCAGCACCCTGGTCACCAAACGTGACCTGGAGCAGTGGTTCTATCGCATCACGGCCTATGCCCAGGAACTCCTCGATGGCCTCGACACCCTGACCCACTGGCCGGACTCCGTGAAGTCCCTGCAGCGCAACTGGATCGGTCGCTCCCACGGCCTGGAAGCGGCTTTCCCGCTGGTCTCCCGCCACGGCAGTGTCGCCATCTTTACGACCCGTCCTGACACCCTCTACGGCGTCACCTATCTGGTCCTCGCACCGGAGCATCCGCTGGTGGCGGAGCTCATTGCCGACAGCCCGGATCCGGCAGCCCTCCGCGCCTTTGTCGATGAGGTGTCGCGCCAGAAGGACTACGAGCGGACGGCTGAAGATGCCCCGAAGCGCGGGATGCCCACCGGGGCGTACTGCAAAAATCCCGCCTCCGGCGAGCCGGTTCCGATCTGGGTCGGCACCTATGTGCTGGGGGACTATGGCACCGGCGCGGTGATGGCGGTCCCGGCCCACGATCAGCGGGACTACGAGTTCGCCCTTACTTACGACCTCCCTGTCCAGACCGTCATCATCCCCCCCGATGGCGCACCGGCACCGTCAGATGCCGCCTACACCGAGCCGGGCATCATGGTGGCATCGGGAGACTATGACGGCCTCCCATCAGAGACCTTCAAAGCCCAGATCATGGACCGGGCCGAGCAGGAAGGGTGGGGCCGGCGCATCGTGCAGTGGCGCCTCCGCGACTGGCTCCTCTCCCGGCAACGCTACTGGGGTTGCCCGATCCCGGTGGTCTACTGCGACACCCACGGTATGGTGCCGGTCCCCGAAGATCAGCTGCCAGTCCTCCTCCCCCGGGATGTGGAGTTCAAGCCGACCGGCCAGATTTCGCCCCTCGCGACCGCGCCAGACTTCCTGCACACCACCTGCCCTACCTGTGGCGGGCTGGCGCGACGTGAAACCGACACCATGGACACCTTCGTGGACTCGTCCTGGTACTACGTCCGGTACTGCGATCCCACCAACGAGCAGGCGCTGGTCGATCCCGTTCATGCCGCTGCATGGCTGCCCGTGGACTGCTACATCGGTGGCATCGAGCACGCCATCCTGCACCTGATGTACTTCCGGTTCTTCACGAAAGCGATGCGCGACATGGGGCTCATTCCCCTGGATGAGCCGGCCCGGGTCCTTCTCACGCAGGGGATGGTCATTTGGGGCGGCCAGAAGATGAGCAAGTCCAAAGGGAACACGGTCGATCCCCTGGAACTCGTGGCGCTCTTCTCCGCGGATGCGGTCCGGACCTTCATCCTCTTCGCTGCTCCGCCGGATGCCCAGATCGACTGGGCGGACCACATCGAGAACGAGCGGCTAGTGGATGGCAAGAAGGTCTTCGACAACAAGGGGGTTGATGCCGCCCAGAAGTTCCTTAACCGGATCTGGCGGACCATCGCGCCACATGCCGAGCTCCTCGCGACCATGCAGGATCGCCTGGCCGCACCATCGCCTGAGTTTGCGAGTCCTGAAGCCGCTGGGGCCTGGCATGCCCTGATTCGTGAAATCACCCTCGACTTCGAGCCGCGTCAGCATCTCAATACCGTGATCTCCGGGCTCATGAAGGCGAACAATCTCCTCGGCGACCTGGTGCCGGGACTCCCCGGCACCGCGCCAGATTTCGCGACTGCGGTCGGGGCCTTCCTGCGGATGCTCGCGCCGGTCGCGCCGCATTTGGCGGAGGACCTGTGGGAATCCTGCGGGATGGCCACTTCGATTTTCGCCGCTCCCTGGCCCGCCTACAACGAGAGTGTGCTGGCTTCCAGGACTGTCACCTGTGTGGTCCAGGTCAATGGCAAATTACGGGATAACCTTCAGGTGGCACAGGACATCACCGAGGACGCGCTGATCGCACTGGCGAAGACCGACAAGGTGACCGCCAGCATCGGCGAGGCCACAATCCGGAAAGTCATCGCCCGGCCCCCGTCCCTTGTGAACTTCGTCGTGGGGTAA